The following coding sequences are from one Streptomyces sp. NBC_00536 window:
- a CDS encoding uracil-DNA glycosylase encodes MAARPLNEIVEPGWARALEPVAEQIAAMGDFLRAEIAAGRTYLPSGANVLRAFQQPFDEVKVLIVGQDPYPTPGHAVGLSFSVAPEVRPVPGSLDNIFRELHSDLGVPRPANGDLTPWTRQGVLLLNRALTTAPRKPAAHRGKGWEAVTEQAIRALVARGKPLVSVLWGRDARNLRPLLGELPALEAAHPSPMSADRGFFGSRPFSRANDLLVRQGSQPVDWRLPSVS; translated from the coding sequence GTGGCAGCACGACCTTTGAACGAGATCGTCGAGCCGGGCTGGGCCCGCGCTCTGGAACCGGTGGCGGAACAGATCGCCGCGATGGGCGACTTCCTGCGCGCCGAGATAGCGGCGGGCCGGACGTACCTGCCGAGCGGGGCGAACGTCCTGCGCGCCTTCCAGCAGCCCTTCGACGAGGTGAAGGTGCTCATCGTCGGGCAGGACCCGTACCCCACCCCGGGGCACGCGGTCGGGCTGTCCTTCTCGGTGGCCCCGGAGGTGCGCCCGGTGCCCGGCAGCCTCGACAACATCTTCCGGGAGCTGCACAGCGATCTCGGTGTGCCCCGGCCCGCCAACGGCGATCTGACCCCCTGGACCCGGCAGGGCGTCCTGCTGCTCAACCGGGCGCTGACCACGGCCCCGCGCAAGCCCGCCGCCCATCGGGGCAAGGGCTGGGAAGCGGTGACGGAACAGGCGATCCGGGCCCTGGTGGCGCGCGGCAAGCCGCTGGTGTCGGTGCTCTGGGGGCGGGACGCCCGTAATCTGCGGCCCCTCCTCGGGGAGCTTCCGGCCCTGGAGGCGGCGCACCCCTCCCCCATGTCCGCCGACCGCGGGTTCTTCGGCTCCAGGCCTTTCAGCAGGGC